AAAATAATAATCCATCTCGCCATCGTCAGCCGAAAAATAAGAAAACCTGTCGTTGGAAGCGCCAAAGTTGAAAACAGTTCGGTAGCTGTTGTCGAGCAGAATGCCATAGCGCAACTGGTGGTGCAGCCCGATATAAAAAGGAATGGAAGCGTACAACGGATCGCTGTTGTTGTCGTAATGCGGATTGTCGGTATTCCAGTTGGTGTAGGCTTCGCCGCGACGGTCGAGGTGACCGGACTTTTCGCCGAGGCCGATAAATTTCTCGCCATCCTGCAGCAATTTGTAGGTTGAAACTTCAGTGCCTGTCCAGGACGTCCCAAAGGCGGGGTCGTCCTGCGAGATAATGCGTCCATCTTTGGTTTTGAAGGTAAATCGAACTGGATTTTTATCAATCACCAGCCGAATCGAATCGGTGGTGATAAAATATTGGGTTTTGTCTTCGCCATAATCAAAGTCACCACGTGTCACCTCCCCCACTACAGCGTACGACACGTCGGCATCGAAAGTTTTGGCGATGCGCACCCGAATGATATTGGGTGTGTAAATGGTAACATTGGCCGTTCCGTTTTCAGTAACGAATGAAAACGTTTGCTTTGCCTTGTTGGATTTTACATTTTTTAAATTTCCCAGGCTATTGTTGAGCAGTTGCTGTGGGAATGCTGGCATTGCGAAAAGCAATACCAAAAGAAAGGAAAGGAATTTTTTCATGAAATCAAATTTGTTTTGTAATTAGTTTTCAATTTTGTTTTGTAATTATCTGAAAATAGATTTCTCCCTTCGGTCGAAATGACACGACTAGTACGCGAGCGAGGGGGAGGTGGGATCGGCGCTATGCGCCGATCCCACCTCCCCAAATCTCATCAGTTCGCTTGTCACTTCGATCCGACAACTGGTCGGAGAGAAATCTGTTGTTACATCCAATATCAATTTTAGCTAATAAAAATAGCTTCGTCATTTTAATCTCAATAGATAAAACCTAATATCTCCAAAACTTGATAACTTCTCCCTTCCCGACAACTCCATAAATTCTGTCCAGGGTTGCATCCCCTGCGGGGCTGCGAACCCTTTAACTTTACAACCCTTCATAAACACGATATTCCCAGGCCTGAAGGCGCAACTGATGGTTATCGCGCATGGTTATTTTTTTATTACCAAACACATCATTGTAATCCCCGGCGTAGGCCTCGCCTTGCAGCATTACGTCGATTGGCTCTGCCGAAAGATTGAGAATGACAAGCACCGACTGATTATTTTTTGTCCGCGTAAAAGCAACAACGGATTCTTTATCGGTTTCGACAGGAACATATTTACCGCCATGGTCGCCATTCCAAAGCGCCTGGTTGCGGTGTTTCAGATCGAGTAGGGTTTTATAAAAATCCTGTAAAGGATATTCTTTCCAGTTGATGGCATCTTTTTCAAAAAACTCCAATCGTTTATCGAGTCCGGCTTCCTGGCCAGAATAGACCAGCGGCATTCCGGGAACGGTAGCCATCAACACTGCAAATATTTTATAACCTTCGCCATAGCGTTCGTGAACCGTGCCGTTCCAGGAGTTTTCGTCGTGGTTGGTGGTAAAATTCATTTTGTAAACTCCTTTCGGAAACGTCTCCTCCGTCTGATCAAAATACGCAGCAATCGCCGCTGGCGAAGTATCTCCGCGTGCAATCGCATTGCTTAGGTGGTGAAATTGAAAACTATAATCCATATCGAAAGCATCTACAAGCAACGCCTCTTTTTCGGCTTCAGCCAACATAAAAACAGGCTTGATCTGGTCGAGCTCGCGGCGTGCCCGATCCCAGAAATCGGTTGGCACCATGCCGGCCACATCGCAGCGATAGCCGTCGATGTCAGCCTCTTTTATCCAAAATTTCATCTCGCCGATCATCGCATCGCGCAAAGCGTCGTTGACGTAATCGAGCTGCACCACGTCTTCCCAGCCAAAAGGCGCGTACATCTGGCCCGTGCTATCGATTGCATAAAACTCGGGATAATCATTCATCCAGCCATGATCCCACGCCGTGTGGTTGGCCACCCAGTCGATGATCACCTTCATACCCAGCTCATGAGCGCGCTTAACCATCATTTTAAAATCTTCCATCGACCCAAACTCCGGATTGATGGCGCTGTAATCGCGTACGGAATAATAACTACCCAACTCGCCTTTTCGGTTTTTCTCGCCAATCGGCTGCACAGGCATAAACCACAAAATATCGACGCCCATTTCTTTGAGCCGCGGCAAATGCTCTACAAAAGCGTTTATCGTTCCCTGACTGGTGTATTGCCGCAGATTTACTTCATAAATGTTTGCATTTTTCGACCAATCGGGATGATTGACATGGCTTACAAGGACTTGGTTGGCTGCGCTGTCGGCAGCTTCGTCAGATTCATCTTTACTGTTTTGAGAATTACAACCCCAGGCTACCAGCGCCAGAATCAGCATCCACAACAAATTCTTTTTCATCTTCATCATCAGATAGATTTTTATTAAGATTATTTTTGGCAAAAATATAGAAAAAGAATACTTCGATGACCAAACCTACTGCTATCAATTCCGAAACGCTCGATCTTGTGATGCGTGAGGAGGATTTTATCATTTATCATGAGGGGGCGCCGCTCACCACTCCGTTGGGTGCCGAGTTTGCACATGCGGACGCACGAATTCTCAAACATCTGCTTGTGAAATTTACGCTCAGTGGCAGTTACGATGCCGCCGGGATGAATGGCGCCGCCATTTTCTCGTTTGCAAAAGATCGCATCGAAAAAGGAGATGATCCGGTTGCCACAAATTTCGAAAGTCTTTATGCAAAAGGCGCACTTTTGCACAGTCGCAGTACCGGCAAACCCCAGCCGCTGATAGATATCGCTGGCACAATCGATTTCTATGATAAAAATCCGGAGGTGATGAATCTGATTTTTTGGAGCGTCTCGGTGATGAGCGAGGCCTACCGTAGTTTTGTAAGTCAATTTGAGAATGACGCAACTCCGGGGGATGGAGCCGATATTCTGCAAAAGCAGCTAAAGAACTTTTATAATGATTTTTCGGTGGAGAAAAAAGCTGCCGTCAACCTTTTGCTCACCGGCCATCAAAATGGATTGATGCTTCCGCTGATGCTGGTGTCGCACGTAATCACCCCAAGTGAATACGCCAACAGCACGCTGGCATTGCAAATGACCAAAACAAATATCGCAAAAGACTCAGAAGCGTTCCTTGATATTCTGCGCCAGCCATTGCAGCGCGTCAGGGAGCTGCACAACGAGGCATTGAATACCATTGAGTTTTTGGGATTTTTTGATAAAGGACAAAATAAGATTTCTGTGATTCATGAGCTTATCAGCCTCGGCGAAAGCAACAGCCTGGAGTTTAAAAGTACCTTTCGCTGGAATTTGTATCAAAACAAAAAAAATCCGGCCATCGAACATACGGCACTAAAAACTATGGCAGCCTTTATGAACAGCGCCGGCGGCGACCTGCTCATTGGGGTGGAAGACAACGGCAACATCCTGGGCATCGAGATGGATCAGTTTGACAATACCGACAAATTTCTGCTGCATGTGTGGGCGCTCATCAAGTCGTCGATGGGGCAACAGGTAAGCCCTTACCTGAAAACCACCCTTGAAACCATTGGCCAGCGCACCGTTTGCCGTGTGCATTGCCTTCCTGCTCCAGCGCCTGTGTTTCTGCGGCAAAAAGGCTTCGACGAAAGTTTTTACATCCGCACCGGCCCCGGCACTGCCAGCCTCGAAATAAGCGAAGCGCTGGAGTACATCGCCGAGCATTGGAAGAAATAGTTGGAGGGTTTAAACGAAAACGCCTGGGCTATGAAATTAAGAGATTTGTAAATTGTCAGAGAAGTAGCCTTTTGCTTAAAACGTAAAGATCAGCTCCATTTATTCCGAAACAACCAGCACCGCCTCCTGCGTAGCAAAAAGCCAATAAGATTTCCCAGGTTCAAGTACTTGCAGTGTAGCAATATCCTTTTCCGGCCACCACACTTTTGTGCCAGCCACCTCTTTGATTGCTTTAATCACTTCGGTTGGTTGCGATGTTAGTTGCTGCGACAACAAAGGCTCAGCAATGATAATGGGCAAGAGATTCCAGCCGGCATGAAGGTTTATGGTTTTGTTGGTAATTACAGTACCCGGAATGGTAAGAGTTGCCGGTTCGGTCATTTTTATAAAATACCCTTTACGGGAATTCCAATCAAAAGGAGCTTGTGGATTATTTTCCGGCAGCAGGGCGCCTGCTTCTCCGGCCAAAAAGATCAAATCGTCGATCACTTCACCAAAAATTGTAGCGGCATCATTTTCTTCAGGGTTTACATAAAGTGAAAGCCCACTCCATCCGGCAGATAAGGTTATCTGTTGTGCAGCTTCATTGCGCAGCAGCGCCTTCCAGCCACTTTTTGTGTTGTTGTAGTCGGAATGAAATACAAACGTCAGCGCACCGGCGGCGTTGGTTGCTACAATCTTTCCGGGGCTTTGTGTGCCGCACCAGGTGCCGAACAGAGGAGCTGCAGAAGAAGCACCGTCATAAATTTTTAAATAATCATAGCTACACGAAGCCTGGCTTTCGATTGAAAACTCCAGAAAGTCAACGCTAACTTTGGCCTGGAGTGCTTTTGGCAAAAAAGTCGTCGTCAGATTTTGGTTGTTGCCATAATTGTTATTCTCACCACCTGAATCATAAAATAATCCTCCCGAAAGTGTCAGCGTCTGATTGGCCATTAATACAGGCGCATCTACATTTATAAAATTGGTTTTTGAAGAGGTTGCGGTATGGCCGGTGGCATCGGTAATCGTCAGCGAAACATTGTATTGCCCGGGCGAAGTGTAAATAATGCCTGACGGATTTTTTGCAGTTGAAACAGCGGGCATTCCTCCTTCAAAATGCCACTGCCACGACACGGGATTCCCGGTGCTAAAATCAGTAAAGTTGATGCTACTGCCTGTTGCGATTGCATTTTGCGAAGCTTCAAAATCAACCACAAGTCCGGCGGGGGTTAGTATTACATCAATTTCTGTGGTGAGATTATAACTGACTCCTACGGCGGGAATGGTGCGCGGCAAATATCCCAACGCGGAGAAAGTGAGATTGTAAGTTCCCGGTGCTAAAAGTCGCTGGTAAAATCCTGTGAGGCTGTCGGCAAACACCCACGACTGGTCGATGTCGTGCCCATTGATAAAAACTTTTGCATTAATCGGTTCGCCGGTGAGCGCATCCGTAACGATGCCGGCCACGCCATATCGGCATTGGCTGTAATAATTCATCAGCGAACGGTAATTCCACTGCCAGTGATTTTCGAGTGCGGAGGTGGAAAGTTTTTTCGTATTCGACAGCTCCATGGTCACCTCACGGCAGTGGTGGAAATAGTTCATATAATCCTGCCGTCCGCCACTGATGCTGTACCATTGGCAGCCATTAACAATCCCGTTGTCCTTAAATTTGAGATAGGATGCGGGCGAATAAAGATGAACAGTATCGGCGTATTGTCGCGAAACATGCCGCCACCATATGTTGTCAGCAGCCGGCTGCGACCAGGTATCCCATGGGTAATTTATCACTTCGGCGCCGCTATGCATGTTGGCCGACATCACGAAATTTTGCTCTTCGGCCAGTTGCATAAATGCAATAGTTTCAGGCTGCCAGGCTTTGCCGTCGGGATGCTGTCCATCTTCCGGATCAGGATAATTACGGTTGAGATCCACAGAATTTCCATTGTAACGACGCGAGTCGTTTACAGTATGGTTACCGCCATAAAAAGTGCCGTCGGGG
This portion of the Bacteroidales bacterium genome encodes:
- a CDS encoding ATP-binding protein is translated as MTKPTAINSETLDLVMREEDFIIYHEGAPLTTPLGAEFAHADARILKHLLVKFTLSGSYDAAGMNGAAIFSFAKDRIEKGDDPVATNFESLYAKGALLHSRSTGKPQPLIDIAGTIDFYDKNPEVMNLIFWSVSVMSEAYRSFVSQFENDATPGDGADILQKQLKNFYNDFSVEKKAAVNLLLTGHQNGLMLPLMLVSHVITPSEYANSTLALQMTKTNIAKDSEAFLDILRQPLQRVRELHNEALNTIEFLGFFDKGQNKISVIHELISLGESNSLEFKSTFRWNLYQNKKNPAIEHTALKTMAAFMNSAGGDLLIGVEDNGNILGIEMDQFDNTDKFLLHVWALIKSSMGQQVSPYLKTTLETIGQRTVCRVHCLPAPAPVFLRQKGFDESFYIRTGPGTASLEISEALEYIAEHWKK
- a CDS encoding alpha-amylase family glycosyl hydrolase codes for the protein MMKMKKNLLWMLILALVAWGCNSQNSKDESDEAADSAANQVLVSHVNHPDWSKNANIYEVNLRQYTSQGTINAFVEHLPRLKEMGVDILWFMPVQPIGEKNRKGELGSYYSVRDYSAINPEFGSMEDFKMMVKRAHELGMKVIIDWVANHTAWDHGWMNDYPEFYAIDSTGQMYAPFGWEDVVQLDYVNDALRDAMIGEMKFWIKEADIDGYRCDVAGMVPTDFWDRARRELDQIKPVFMLAEAEKEALLVDAFDMDYSFQFHHLSNAIARGDTSPAAIAAYFDQTEETFPKGVYKMNFTTNHDENSWNGTVHERYGEGYKIFAVLMATVPGMPLVYSGQEAGLDKRLEFFEKDAINWKEYPLQDFYKTLLDLKHRNQALWNGDHGGKYVPVETDKESVVAFTRTKNNQSVLVILNLSAEPIDVMLQGEAYAGDYNDVFGNKKITMRDNHQLRLQAWEYRVYEGL
- a CDS encoding M14 family zinc carboxypeptidase, yielding MKISRLLLLIFLASRLVLSAQTLSPEEILATRGEVYFQTIVPDRDLVNKISHLVSVDCLHGDTVFAYANEKEFTAFKQAGFDYTILLAPGLLDVPVEMRDNVDIRNIRSWDFYPTYTAYLDMMQQFANTYPSLCQCFSIGQTVNGRELMMLRISDNVGVREAEPQFLYTGTMHGDELVGYILLLRLADYLLSGYGQDAAITDLIDNTEIWINPLANPDGTFYGGNHTVNDSRRYNGNSVDLNRNYPDPEDGQHPDGKAWQPETIAFMQLAEEQNFVMSANMHSGAEVINYPWDTWSQPAADNIWWRHVSRQYADTVHLYSPASYLKFKDNGIVNGCQWYSISGGRQDYMNYFHHCREVTMELSNTKKLSTSALENHWQWNYRSLMNYYSQCRYGVAGIVTDALTGEPINAKVFINGHDIDQSWVFADSLTGFYQRLLAPGTYNLTFSALGYLPRTIPAVGVSYNLTTEIDVILTPAGLVVDFEASQNAIATGSSINFTDFSTGNPVSWQWHFEGGMPAVSTAKNPSGIIYTSPGQYNVSLTITDATGHTATSSKTNFINVDAPVLMANQTLTLSGGLFYDSGGENNNYGNNQNLTTTFLPKALQAKVSVDFLEFSIESQASCSYDYLKIYDGASSAAPLFGTWCGTQSPGKIVATNAAGALTFVFHSDYNNTKSGWKALLRNEAAQQITLSAGWSGLSLYVNPEENDAATIFGEVIDDLIFLAGEAGALLPENNPQAPFDWNSRKGYFIKMTEPATLTIPGTVITNKTINLHAGWNLLPIIIAEPLLSQQLTSQPTEVIKAIKEVAGTKVWWPEKDIATLQVLEPGKSYWLFATQEAVLVVSE